The genomic region ATGCCTCCTATTATCTCACGGGCTTTCTCAACGAACGGCCCTTGTCGCGGCTGCGCGGCGACCTGATGACGCTCGGCATCGAGCGTATTGCCAACAATTCCGAACCCGAAGATCACGCCGCGATCCTGTGCGAGATCATGTCGGGACTCGCCGATGGTCGCTTCGATGCCTCGCCCGAGGCGCAGCGCGCCTTCTTCGAAAAGCATGTTTCGCCCTGGATGGGGCGGCTGTTCGCCGACATGGAGAACGCGGGGGATGCCCGCTTCTATCGCGCAGTCGGCGCGCTCGGCCGCACCTTCATCGAAATCGAGACGGAAGCATTCACATTCGCCAGCTGACCGAGGCGCCTCGGTCCGGGAGAGATGCGATGAGTGACGAGACGAAAGCAAAGGTCGGACGCCGTGATTTCCTTCGCAAGGTCGGCTTGAGCACGGCGGGTGTCGGCGCGACGCTTGCGACGCCCTTGGTCGGGTCCGCCCAGGCCGACAGCGAAACCAACGATGAGAAGCGCAAGGCGCGCTACAAGGAATCCGATCACGTGAAGACGTTCTACCGCGTCAACCGT from Bradyrhizobium sp. CB1015 harbors:
- a CDS encoding twin-arginine translocation signal domain-containing protein is translated as MSDETKAKVGRRDFLRKVGLSTAGVGATLATPLVGSAQADSETNDEKRKARYKESDHVKTFYRVNRYPA